The Drosophila sechellia strain sech25 chromosome 2L, ASM438219v1, whole genome shotgun sequence region AAATTGTTTTGCGTTGAAATCATTTGAGAAAGAACACACAAAATACATGAGGagtaaaaaacaataaatgaattacaacaaattaattatacattttgaaattatatttaacgAACAAAATTAATGTAGTGTGtaaagaaaagcaaacaaaacatgaaagtaaaacaagttttaagcaaaacaaaatactttgaatatatacataaattgCAAGTAAATAGAATAAATGTcactaaatctttttatttaaGTCTTGTGCCGCTCGATAATTCCTGGGATTGATACGTATTTTAGGAACTCGAAATACGAATGACAGctaaaatttgattttcgtGTGAAAAACTAAAGGAATCCTCCCCAGATCCCAATGTTGGAGCTCGTCGTGCTCTTCCTTCTCAGTTCGGTGACCTATTTCTGTGCCCACCTGGAAGGCCCGACCACAAATTGGGCATATTTCTATGCATCTTGTCCAATCATCATGGGATTACTATCCGCTGGACTGGTTTACATAAATGTAGGTTTGCCTCCTTGCAATACGAGTATATCAAAtacttaaaatttttccaCATAGAAATAGAAACAGGCGTCACAaagaattatttgaaaaagaTGACTTTATTTCGGCGGAGTgttcaaataaaaatgtattaaactatttaaaaacaacaaataattatgATGACTTGGCTTGAGAACAAATTGCAATTCGGCAGCCAATGAGAGCGAGGGTTATTCGAACGTCTACAGCTACGATTAGAATGAGTCCTATGAGATTGAAACCTATTAACCGATGGTCACTACTTGGCTACGCGTCGTCTTGTGGTTGGTGTGGTGGGTGCTCCGGCGCTCGGTGGTTTGGGGATCTGCAATGGATAACTAATTCTTAGAGTCCGACAAGATTTTAGTTACAATCTAGATATCTTACAGAACGTATTGGTCTGGGTGTAAGGGAATTGGCAGGCGGCGGCTCGCGAGGTTGCGGTCCATCTGGATGTCCCACTACGGTGACGGCCACGGGTCTCTGGTCGGAGCCGGCACGTTCCATGCTCTCGCTGCGAGAGGCGGAGCCGGAGCGCTTGAACATGCCGGAGAGCCGGCCGCGGAGATCCTTCTTGCTCGACCTCATGTCGCTGGCCACGCTGATGTCCGAGTCAGATCCTTGAATCTGCAAACAGAATAGGTACATCAGCATTTAAATGCTTATAGTTTTGGGTAATTCTCACTGAAATTTCACTCTCGGAATTGCGACTGCTTTTGGTCAGGCTGCGCAGCTTGCCCATGATGCCCTTCTTTTTCTTGCGCGGTCCTCGAGGTATGTCGCTCTGGGTGGATCCACCGGATAGCCGCGAGTCCAGGCGGGAGTCCAAGCTAGAGTCCCTGACCAGGCCACCCAGTTCAGAATCTATGGATTGCATGGAGGACACGCTACCATCGTCCTGTCGCCAAATATTCTGCAAGAAATATCAAAGttattgaataaaatacatagaacATAGCTTGAATGAATCTGTTTGGCCTACCTGATCTCTTTGTATGGAGTGATCAAGTGAGAGGCTCTTCCGAATCAGACTGCCATTGTTGGAGGAGTTCCTGGACAAGCGTCCACCGCCTCGCTGCGATCCTGCCGCACTTGCCACCGAACTGGTGCTGCCATGCGGATCGTTCTCCTGCGAAGCAGCCCGACGCAGATTGCTCCTTCTCATACGGCTGCGCTCCTGTTCGTCCTCGTTCACTCGCTGGAACTTGCGCAGCTCCTCCGAGGCTTCGGCCAGCCTGGCCAGGACACTGGTGATCTGGGAACTGCTTAGAGTGGGCGAAGGCGAGCGACTGCGGCGCACATTGGGTTGCTCCGGTCGTAAGTTCTTGTCGTAGccggagctgctgctgcttcgaGCTGATCCGCCGCTGCCAACCATTTTCAGGTCGGGAGCTATCTTCACCAGCTCGTCAACGGTCTGCAAAAGGGCGCCCACCTTACGGTCTCCGCCATCTGCCTCCATGCGTCGCTTGATCAGCTCCTTTTCGTAGCGTTCACGCTGGAATTAAACATAGGGAAGCGTATTATAACAATGTCAAAAGACATAAACCACTTCTCCAACAGATGTCGTAATTAATAAtatgtacaaatattttttttatttatgtaagCATGCTTATAGACAGTTACACAAGCCCCAGTGGCCTAATGGATAAGGCATCGGCCTCCTAAGCCGGGGATTGTGGGTTCAAGTCCCACCTGGGGTAATAATAATGGTTATGTTGGAAATCATTTTTGATGTTGGATACACTGATTTAATCTATTCTAtagtatataatatttaaaatttattttttataaaacacTGACCTCTCGTCTCAGCTTCTCGTTGGAGGTCCGCAGTTTTGCGTGTACGTCCCGGAGCTCCAAGAGATCGCACTGCAGCTCAGCGATCTTCTTGCGGCCCTCCTCCATCTCCTCTTCGGAGGCCCGCTTGATCTGGTCCAGCTTGCGCTTCGACTCCAGCCGCTCTTTGTCTCGCTCCCGCTCCACCTCGAAGAGAGTCTGGCGTAAGTCTCGCGCCAGAGTGGAGGTTTCCTGCAGCAGTCGCTGCTGATCCTCGCGCTCCTTCTGCCAGGACAGCTCCAGCTTGGTCTTCATGCCCGGCAGCTTGGTGCTGCCCGAGCCGATGACGCGCTCCTCCTCGAACTCGTTGAGCTTCGACTGCATCTCCGATATCTTGATCTCATTGGCACTGCGCTCGGATACGAGTTCCGTTTTTATCTTGCTGGACTCCAGCCTCGACTCGACCAGCTGATCCTCCAGATGACCAATCTGCAATCGAAAAAATCCATTAGCTTCTTTGCAAAGGTAGCGTATTAACTGATATCATACCTGCTGTTCGAGATAGGCAATCTTGCtcttatcatcatcatcgctgCTGTGCATGGAGCCGCGACTCTGTCTTCCGGTATTGTTGGCCTTGAGGTCGCCAATCTTCTTCTGCGCCACTTCCAGCATCTGTTTGAATGCATCGCGATCCTTTTTGAATCGTTCGCACTGGCGCTGTTTTTAAGGATATCATTATGTGTgctttttataatatataatgtGTATAATTGTTTTTACCTGCATTGAGGTTAATTCACCGCTCAGGTTCTTCACCTGTTGCTCATATCGAAGTCTAACTGTGGCCACTTCGGATTTCATCTGCAGTTCAGTGCTCTGTAATCTGTAATGTTCAAATATCacgaatttaaaatatttagtcTTATATATAACATTTCTTTGTCAAATCTTTGAAAAGGAGTCCACTTACTGTTCCTTGAGCTCCCTGATCTCTGCCTCGCGCCTCGCTCCGTGTCCGTTTAGCGAGGATTGCGCCTGCTCAATCCGGTTGTAGTCGCTTAGCTTGCCATTCAGATCGTCGTTATCCTTGCGCAGCTGGAAGACCAGGTCGATGTTCATCTCATTCTCGCGACGCAGGCGCTCATACTCGTGCTCCTTCTCCGCCAGTTTGTTTTTGAGAACGGTGCGCTCGTACTCGGCCCCATTGCCGTTGACTGTTTTGAGGGCCTTGGCCTGGAGATCGGCGATCCTCTTCTGGGCCTCACTCAGTTTGCGAGCCATGTCGGTGCGTTCGATGCGAATGGTGTCCATTTCGGAGATTTTCTGCTTGCTGGCGTTCAGTTCAGCCTGGAGACTCTGCTTCTCGGTGGTGAGTTGGGCACGCATCAGGATTGTTTCCTCGGAGAGCTTCTCCCAGTGGTTGTTGAGCTCCTCGTAGCGCTTCTGTTCTGCGCTCAGTGAGGTCTGCACCTCCTCCACTTGCTTCTTGAGATCCTGCACCTGTTTGCTGTCCGATTTGCTGGCCTTGGTTTTCAGATCCTTGATCTCCTTCTCCAAACTGGACTTGCTCTTCTCGGCCGACTTCTTGGCACTGAGTAGTTCGGCATCTAGTTGGGTGATCTTGGCCTCCagcttctccttctccttggCCTGCTTTTCCATGTCCTTTTCCAGGCTGGACAGCTTCTCCTTTTCCCGCTTGCTTTGCGACTCCCAGGTGGACTTGCTCGTTTCGCCCAGTTTCAATTGGGCGTCCTGCTTCTTCACCTTGTCCTCCAAGTCCTTTAGCTTGGAGTTTAGCTTTTTGGCTTCCTCATCGCCGCGTTTAAGTTTCTGCTCCAACTCGCTGATCTTGCTGCTTGATCCGTTCAGGAGCTTCAATCGCTGGACATCGCCTTCGGCGAGGGAAAGCTTTTGCTTACACTTCCGCAAATCCTCCTCCAGCGCTCCCTTGGCCGATTGCAGGGCCTTGAGCTGATCGGTACCGCCGGAGCTGAGCATGACGCGCATTTCGCTGATCTcgtcctccagctcctccaccCATTTCTTGAGATGGCTCTTGGGCGTCAGGTCGTTGACCCTCTTGGCGGTGCGTGGTGGCAGCTTGTCCTCCGCCTCCAGCTGCATCCGTTTGACACGGGCCGTTAGCTCGTCCCTTTCTCGTTGAGCTTGGGCCAGAGACTCCTTCATCTTTTGATCCACCTCTCCAGTCTTTTCGCTCGCCTTTCGCAGCGCCAACAGCCGTTTGTTCTCCTTGGCCAACTTGTCGTTCTCCGTTTCGAGTGTGTCCAGTTTACTTATCTGATTCTTGAGCGAGTCCACCGTCTGCTCCTTTTCGGTAAGCGTCCTGCGAAGCTGGACCAACTCTTCGTTGAGCGTCTTCACCTTCTTTTCGGCCGCACTGGACGACGTTCCGAGACTGAGAAGCGAGGACTTGCTGCCATTGGAGCTGTCCTGGCGGAGCTTTGCCTGCAGTTCCCTCACGTACTTTTTGGACTCGGCGTTCTCCTTCTCCAGATCCTCCACCTTGAGTCGTAGAATTGAGGCCTCCTGCTCGTTAAGTTCCAAGAGAATTCTCAGCTCGGCGGGATCATCCTCGTCGGAGATTCCCTCATCGCGATCAGCATGAACCTCGGGAGCCAAACGATGAGGATGCGGTGTGGGACTTAGCTTGCGACCTGAGGTACAGTgagaaaataaattgttaagtTTGCAGATATACATATTAATTGCGATTTAAGTTAGTTACTAGCAATTGGACATAGATTTTGTGATTAGTTACGGTTAAATAAATGTGCAGCCGCAAAAAATGGCAATTAACCGATTCGGTTTATTCATTAATAAGCAAATGACTTAAATCTTAGTTAGTTGGTTAAGTTAAAAACCTTAAAGGTCAGTTATGAAAAAGAAGTCACTCCAGCTATGGAATTTATGTGACCTTATCCTGAATGAAAGTGGTTAATTTACACAGTTGTCACTTAATGTggaaaattcgaaaattaaattatacgaTGATTGAGTTATTCTGACTGACAACCATGCCGGTAGTATTTGGATGACTTAATCCTGATTAAGTTGTTTACGAACTAAGGTTAAGTACTTAGTTAGATTAAGGCTCTACTTCGCTGTATTGTTTGGTTCGTACTTCTTGAGCGCGTTGCCATTTTTTTCAACTGCATCATCAAAGACTCATTTTCATCCTCGAAACGAGTCACCTTTTTCCTCAAATGTTCAGCCTGAAACACAAAAACGTGATTTATTGCAAGTGAATAACGACCAGTGAGTAAAAATTATAGATCGAATACTCGTAAACCCATTCAGAGATCGTTTTCGAGGATAAAAATAGTTTTGCACAGCTCGGACGAATAAAAAATAACATGAATTGGTTCTACAAATGGTTACTACACGAAAAAAGGCATTGTATCGGATCGAATCCAAGGACGGATCCTTTTGCCTGAGGTTCTTGGTACCTGCTCCACTCAAAAGGACATGTGAAATGGCGCTGGGAAAGAGCAGCGAACCGGACTGTCCCACTCTGGACGATGACGATGGTGGAAAGAGCCCCGCAAATGGAGACGACATTGATTCTCTTTCGATTGAAACATTTCTATCGGGCACTTCGAAATCAGTTTGCGTGACAGCCACATTGGTGGTCACCAAGTTCTCCACACTGGTAGACTTATTGCTCTGAACTGTGGCCACTGTCTGTGTGCCTCGGGGAAAGGCCACCACCTCGAGTGGCACCTCAGTTTGAGTACCACAACTGAATCTAACACGCTTTCGCTCGCGATCCCTGAGCCGTTGAAGCTTCGCGTGAAATGGTCAAGTGATTAGTCGAGTAGGTTGTGTGCGTCATTGGGTATTACCTCTTCTTCAGCGAATTTCAGTTGGTCCTTCAAGTCTGTCTCCCGCTCAATGGAGTCCTGCAGCTCGCGCTGCAAGTGCTGGGGGTCTTCCTGGGAGCCACCACGAGTCAGGGACTCTCGGGTGAACTTGGCATCCGCCGATGTCGACTTGCCTAGGACACCCAGCATAGGTGCCTTCTTTTTGCCAGGATTGCGTAGCTCCTCGGCCTCCGCCTAGTTGTTCAAGAGGTTTATTCATAAGTAAATACTTTTGGAAATCACCTAAGCTGATTAACCTGCAACTTTCGGGTTAGCTCATTGGAGAAAcgcagctcctcctccagtTTCTTGATCTTATTGGAAAGCTCAGCATTGAAGGAGCTTTGGCGCTCCTGTTCCAGGGTTTCGATCTTGCGATCACTCTTCTTCAACTTGAAACTGAGTATGCGACAGTTCTTGGTGGCCTTCTCGAGATCCTTCTGCAGACTGGTCTTGGCCTTGACCTCGTCGTCGCGGAAGGTGTCCTGCACCTCGTCCATCTCTGCCTGCAGGTTGAGAATCTCCTTCTTGGCGCTTTGGTTCTCCTCCATCAGCTCCTCGCAGATCTGCTCGGCGGCCTGCAGCTTTCGCCGGAGCTCGGACTCGCTACCCTTGTTCTCCAGCTCCTTCATCCGCAGGTTAAGTCTGCGTTTGTCCTCCGTTACCCGGTCCAGCTGCTCCTTCATTTCGTTCAGCTTCTGCTGGAGATTAAGTGCTTCCGAGGCTGCAGTCCGATTGGAGGCGGTATCCATGGAGGCCAGGCGTCGCAGAAGAATATCACTCTTTTCCCGCTCCGCTTTTTCTGCCCGTGTCTTCATCGTCTCCAGCTCCAGTTTCAGCGCCTTCATCTGCTCCTGCATGCCATTTGAGTCCTGGATCTTGGATGCTGTGCTGACGGCGCTACTGGTGCTGTTGGAGTAGGATGTCGATGCAGCGGGAACGGTTTGTCTTTTGATTTCTTTGCTGGGCACTGCATCCGCCTCCTTGCGACGAACCGAACTGGAGCTCGACAAGGAACTGGACGTGGAAGTGACGACCTTCACCTCATTACTGGCGGATGTGGAATTGGAGGTTTTCAGggaggtgctgctgctgctgctggacgaCGTCGTGGTGGAAGCCACCGCCACTTTCTTTGGCGGCAGGGCAGCTCGCTTCTGCTCGGCTTGTGCCAATTGGTTAATGGAAGTACCCGACTTGCTGCGCTCCGGACGATCGGGTACCACTGGTGTGGGTGTAGCTGTAGACTCGCTTTCTCTAAAGGATACAATTTAACATTATAATCTTGCTTATCCTTGAAGATTGCAATTGCTTACTCTTCCCTCCGCGGAACTGATCGCTCCCGACTGTTTTCCCGGGAGTTGAGACTGCGCTGCTTCTTGAGAAGATTCATTTTGCGGACACGCTCTGCTAGACTGTCTGTCGATAGGATGACTAACTCATCTGGAATACTTGAAGTTTTACTGGGTGAGGATGTGACACGGGTTGGCGGTGTAATGGCGTGTTCCACCTAGAAAATACAAATCACACAGAGCGTAAAAGACATCTTCTATATCCAGTCACTCCAATCCAATCTCACCTCCTTGATGTCCAAGGCGGTGGTGTGGCGTCGCGGTGGGACCGGCAGCTTCACAGTGACTGCCACATCGTGATCCTCGACGGAGGATGCTGCTCGACTGGTGGATGCCGCAGCCGGTGGACGGCGAGCGACATTGTCCGGCTCGTCGATATCCGGCGTGGAGGCCCATGACTGCGGACGCTTCCTCAGCTCTACATTGAAGTGGACAACTGGGTTCAGTAAGGGCGTCAGGTGTGTTGCATGCAGGTGCAAGTTGCGAGTTGCAGTTTGCAATTAGCGTTCGATTCCACTCGGAGCCGTGGGTGCGAGAGTGAGACAAACGGATGCCACAGAACGAGCGAGAGAGAGCGTGGGAGCGCAGTACAGATCACGCGTTGCATGGTAGTAGTTAACATTAACGGTTCATTTAATGCAGAGATTAGTGTTGAGTGAAAGtaagagagagcgagagagagacagaCACAGAGCAATAGAGATGACACAGTTGGCGGTGGTATTTTGTGCACACGCAGAGTGAGAGTGAGAGAGATAAGTAGACAAACACATTGATTAAGATTCGTAACAATTTTTTAAGCAACTTACTATAACTAATAGTCAGAGGAACAATTTCTCAATGGTAAAAATACTATAAGaatcaaattaattgaaaaactcCATATATTGTTATGTTTCTAAAAGGTATATGGAAGTATAGAACAGACAAATTAAGAGTTTGGAGAAATTTTTCTAGTTCACTATTTGTATTGAGAAATCGTAGTTTTTATTAATACATGTATTAATCATAAACACTTTTAATACTTAAAACATTAACTGATTGACAAGGGTACTGAAACTATTTTAATTCTACACAAACACTAAGATGAACAACTTAACAAATTCTATTAGATATATTAAGCTTCTAATGCAGATCAATATAATTAACGTTCTCGATACCATTACTATGATTTTTTGTGAGAACACACTCAGCTACAAAGTTGAGTTAGCTTCTAGCGCTGATtaacaataaacaaaagtgATCGtctatattttaataattaattttatagatTTTTTATAACCTTTGCGAGTGGCATTCATACCTATATCATTGCCATTAGTTGCGTTTGCACTGGTAAGATTTTGAGTTGACGTCCACGTCCGCGAAGATGGTCTATCAAATAAAGTATTATGTACGTTCAAAGGTGGAAATTCCGGGAAGAACTTACCGAGAACTCTGGGCATCGGAGAGGTTGGGCGAGGAGGCGGCCACCTCTTCGCCAGCTCTGCGGGCTCCATGCTCCTTGTAATCCCGGAAGCAGCGCTTACATCGCGTGGGATACCGAGTCTGGGGATGAAAGCCGAGTGGGCAGAGCTGGTCGCCTTTCAGCGATGGGTACAGATGATGCATCTGTTCTCGTACAACTTAtcagcttttctttttctgcaaGAGTTGAGGGTTGAAATCCTTTTAAGCCAAAGccttattttataattaacaGGGTATGTGTAACATCTCactcctttttcttttttttttgtttaaaaaccttttaaatttacatttgCTATTTCTATGTACTTTTCACACGATCCCAATACCCAATTGACTGCGCAAATCTGTGGAATTTCTGGCACTAAGCCAAATcgacaaaggaattttgtaCACGTTCATCAAATAGTTAAACATTTACATTTCGTTATCATTCACTTGGCCATTGGTTCTAAATTGAATATCTGCCTGGTTTGATGGCTATTGTCAACGTTGGAAGTGCAGATGTAGATCAATGCCTTCGATTCGTTGATTAACTAACTCTCATAGAAAGACAGATAACTAATAAAAGACAATCTCAAGTGGATTTCACCCATATCGATTTTTGGAATTCATTGTACTTTTAAAACGATATGATAATATGCATTCTTATAAAGGCTGTGCGATTCCTTTATTACAATCTAACCATTGCttagaatatttaaaaaataataagtaacTAGTAGCATTGCAGAAAGATGAAACTCCCAATAAAAAAAGTTTCACATCCTTAATCATCTTTCAAATCATCTTTCATATCTGTCACTTCAGTCATTGCACTGCATAAACAATCGAATGAAAATggtaaatataaacaataacaaaaatgtATCTGAGTATTTTTAGAGCGATCTACGAGTAGAAAGAGAGCGAGATAAACTGGCACAGGTGGAAGCTAGTCGCGCAGCGATTTTCCGCCGCTTGCGCAtgttttttgttcttttggcGAAAATGAAAACTCAAACGGAAGGAAGAGCGAGATGCGAAGAGAAAGGCGAAGAGAAAGCGCGGAGCTTTCACCACTCCTTTCTCTCGGCGCTCTGCTGCTGCGATGGTTGCAAATCCCTAGtgcgtttataaataattaccAGCGTTTTAACCTATTTTCATCTAAGGCGCTCTGTTTTTCGGCGGCGCTGGCACTTGCAAAATGTGTGATTTAATTTAGAACGCAGTGGACTCACACGAAATACTTCCGCATTTAGAATAATTTGCGGCTGGACGACGGGGAATGGGGCCAGCCTCTTGGATGTGGATGTCGATGGTTGCGTAACCGCCGGGATTCAGTGCGTTTCGGCACGGATTATACAGCAGTTTGGAGCATGgggatgtacatagattctcACAGGGATCGAGTCCCCGAAGCCTTTCGTTCACTTTCgatcacacacacaaacactcgGTTGCTGGTTGGTTGATTTAATTTTGGAATATTCACTTTATACAAAACATTTACGGCCACAGAAATTGGCTGTGTTTTAAAAATAGCATAGTTTTCTTCTTGCTAAATGGCAGCGCACCTCCCATAAATCTTCCCAGACGATTTTCAAATGCAAGACTTTCCGGAAATATCGTTAGATTTGGATCAATAGCTTATTATTAGAAGGATATATCTTTATATCAACCATGCGATCCAGgcagtttttagtttttcacCCGATTCACATTCATGTACAAAGGCCAACATGTATGTgcctatatatttatatagctTTAATATAACCGTCGATTGCCCGAGCACTCGAAATACTTATATAGATGGCTGCCATGCGAACCGGGCGCTGTTCCTTGGCACTTTTTTCGGTTGCGAACGCGTTGAAAATCGACGAgaaactaaatttaaattatttctgaaaGCTTCAACTACCACCAGTCGTGCGAGAAAAGTGTTTTCCTCAAGAGAACTGATATTTTCGCGCAGAGAATCGATGAGAGCGATTcgaaaattattcaaaaatattcaagtCCAAGCCAATTGAAAGTTTCAGCCATAAATCTTTACGGCTATCAATATAATATTACTTTTACACTTAAGGTAGCATATTTATcgaaattacaaaaatgtatttgaaagaattaaaaaaaaacccttGGTGACTAAGGAGTATTCAATAATATCTATTCAAAACATTGGTTTTCCTAATTCAACTCATATTGAATAATAACCAAATTAAACTTAAACAATACAAATATCAAATTATTCATAATTATGTGAACCTAATATTTTGCCTTTGGAATCTTAAGCTTCTAAAGTTATTGCTATTACTGCTGGTTTGCATTCTCATGGCAGATTCTGTTCAACTTGGTTCATTGTGTAATAAGTTGACTTTTTGAAAATTAACATGACTACATCATGAATCTTCTGCTCGATAACCATTGATAACCATTGTGGTAAATGTTGATTTTAGTGGCTATActttattcatatttaaacTCCACACAAGTATGCGTGTATATCAAGTTCTGATCAGCCTTACTCGATAAGCAATGAGTCATATCCAATGAATTATTTAACCGCTTCTCTGTTTGGCTGGGATTAGAATGGACAAATTTAAAAAGCCTTCtaacaaaaatattcaattcaTGGGAGGGGCGCATAATAGATGGGATTCTACTCGTAACATCATTTGAGAAATGGAAATATCTTAAGAATTATGTAGCTTACGGAGTAGCAATCTAAAGCAAAGTTACATCTTATTTAAATACTCTACTGAAATACATttgtatattaaattaaatatgctCATTCCTTTGGTTATTCCCCGATTTGTTTTGGAATTTATTTAGCAAACCATAAAATCGACAGGGTACATTGTACATtacatttgtgtgtgtgtgagtgtgtttacctcgttttaaataataaacttcATTGTTCTCAATGCGTATGGACAATATGTTGAAATGCGTATTATGTATAAATTACTTAGAGATTATCAATCGCTAAGAGCTAATGCAGGTTATGTGGGCCCTCTTGGTGCGCGGCCTGTTTTGTGAGTGGGTGAGTAAATACGATTCAAATGAAGACCAAACGAATCAACAACGTTGCGCATCAGCACCTATCATGTTGCGGGCGCTACTGTCGCCTGATCCTCGACAGATTCGTTTGACGTCGTCGCTAGCAGCGGCGCATTGGTTGTGTTGACTGCAGGTCCGTTATTGTTATCATTCGCCAACGGCTCTTCCCCCGGCGGCGCCGTCTCCAATGTCACATTTGGTGCTTGTGTCTCATTTTGACTATGCACTGGGGCAGTGGTGAATGAGTTCGTGGCGGCGGCGACCTTAGCCGGCTGCTCCGGACTGCTGTACATCTGGATAACCGAGTTGTTGTTCATGTTTTCCACCGAGGCACCCGATATGGACAGATCGTCGGCGGAGTCGTCCGCCGTACTGTCCGTCTGCACAGCCTTCTCCTCCAGCAGGTGGTCGCTCTCACGAATCGGTCGCTGCGAGGAGCCGTACTGCTTGGAGATTTGCAGCAGCTCGCGCAGCGTTTCGTTCTCCAGACGCAGCTGGGATATGGTCTGCAACTCTCGCTGCACGACACCGTCGTCCACACTGGCCGCGAGCTGCATCACAGCTGCCATTTCGTTGATCTTCTCGCGCTGCTCCCGGATCACCTGCCACATGCGTTCGTTGTACAGCTCCTTAAAGCTAAACTTGCTGTCCAGGACCTTGGAGACGGTGTGCTCGCGATACTTTTGCATCATCAGCTCCATGGCGCGCTCGTAGTCCTCAATAAAGATCTTTAGCTCGCGATTCTCTTTGAGTATCTCCGAGCTGTTGATGTTTTGCTGCTGAATGCGATTCACCATGTCCGCGTTGGTCTTGTTGTTCGAAATGCGGTTAAGTGATTCAATGTCGTCCTGATACTGGCGAAGGCTCTCCACCAGCCGATTGTTGTTCTCCGCCTCCTCGAGCAGCGCCGTGCCCAGGGCGTCCAGGTCCTTCACCCGACTGGCCATGCGCTGCGCATCCATTATGATCTGGCCCACGGATAGGTTCGACATCCTGCCCAGTCCAGTTTCGATTTTGGGATTTCTATTGTTTTCGGGGGCCAGGCCCTCTGCTGCTGGCACTGCGAAAACAAAGGGAACCGCTTAAATTTGCGCACTTTCTGGGGCCTACGTGCGGAGTCTTACGTTCGGTGCGGGTTTGGTGCAGCTTCGTCCTCAGCGTAACAGCTTCATTTGATTTTTCGGCCAAAATATGTAGGAATAGAAACGATTCTAATAGAAATTTTGACGACGACCCAATTATTGGCTGACAGCTTATTAAATCCCAAACGCCATCGGATGTCGCACAAATCCCTAACGCCACACCattaaatgtgaaaaaatactGTTTCAACACCTGATATACCGCAAATATACCAAagatttaaatttcaattttattttccaacttTTAGCTTGAGAAATAATTTTTTGGCTAAAtcttttatgtttatgttaaaAAACTTGTTTAAGGTTAAAAGGTGAAGCTACAAGCTTTATTGTCATTTTTGTATAGATCATTAAGAAGCTATCAGTACAGATTTGGATCTTATCGCGAAAAATGGAAGACTTAGCATAGAATGGACATAATGCTATGTTCTTAAACGATCATGCATGCATAAATCTAGTTAAGTCTATTTAAGTACCTTAACTCTAAGTGGTATTCGTATAAGTACAAACAGCAAAGGTTTTGTCATTCAAAGTGGTAGATAAAACAGAGGTAGAGGAATAGCATGGTACATCGGGCGTAGGGATGCACAGACTAAAGATCACGAGATTGCGATTACACGCCCACGCTGTTGA contains the following coding sequences:
- the LOC6611466 gene encoding myosin-7B isoform X4; this encodes MHHLYPSLKGDQLCPLGFHPQTRYPTRCKRCFRDYKEHGARRAGEEVAASSPNLSDAQSSRPSSRTWTSTQNLTSANATNGNDIVVHFNVELRKRPQSWASTPDIDEPDNVARRPPAAASTSRAASSVEDHDVAVTVKLPVPPRRHTTALDIKEVEHAITPPTRVTSSPSKTSSIPDELVILSTDSLAERVRKMNLLKKQRSLNSRENSRERSVPRREEESESTATPTPVVPDRPERSKSGTSINQLAQAEQKRAALPPKKVAVASTTTSSSSSSSTSLKTSNSTSASNEVKVVTSTSSSLSSSSSVRRKEADAVPSKEIKRQTVPAASTSYSNSTSSAVSTASKIQDSNGMQEQMKALKLELETMKTRAEKAEREKSDILLRRLASMDTASNRTAASEALNLQQKLNEMKEQLDRVTEDKRRLNLRMKELENKGSESELRRKLQAAEQICEELMEENQSAKKEILNLQAEMDEVQDTFRDDEVKAKTSLQKDLEKATKNCRILSFKLKKSDRKIETLEQERQSSFNAELSNKIKKLEEELRFSNELTRKLQAEAEELRNPGKKKAPMLGVLGKSTSADAKFTRESLTRGGSQEDPQHLQRELQDSIERETDLKDQLKFAEEELQRLRDRERKRVRFSCGTQTEVPLEVVAFPRGTQTVATVQSNKSTSVENLVTTNVAVTQTDFEVPDRNVSIERESMSSPFAGLFPPSSSSRVGQSGSLLFPSAISHVLLSGAGRKLSPTPHPHRLAPEVHADRDEGISDEDDPAELRILLELNEQEASILRLKVEDLEKENAESKKYVRELQAKLRQDSSNGSKSSLLSLGTSSSAAEKKVKTLNEELVQLRRTLTEKEQTVDSLKNQISKLDTLETENDKLAKENKRLLALRKASEKTGEVDQKMKESLAQAQRERDELTARVKRMQLEAEDKLPPRTAKRVNDLTPKSHLKKWVEELEDEISEMRVMLSSGGTDQLKALQSAKGALEEDLRKCKQKLSLAEGDVQRLKLLNGSSSKISELEQKLKRGDEEAKKLNSKLKDLEDKVKKQDAQLKLGETSKSTWESQSKREKEKLSSLEKDMEKQAKEKEKLEAKITQLDAELLSAKKSAEKSKSSLEKEIKDLKTKASKSDSKQVQDLKKQVEEVQTSLSAEQKRYEELNNHWEKLSEETILMRAQLTTEKQSLQAELNASKQKISEMDTIRIERTDMARKLSEAQKRIADLQAKALKTVNGNGAEYERTVLKNKLAEKEHEYERLRRENEMNIDLVFQLRKDNDDLNGKLSDYNRIEQAQSSLNGHGARREAEIRELKEQLQSTELQMKSEVATVRLRYEQQVKNLSGELTSMQRQCERFKKDRDAFKQMLEVAQKKIGDLKANNTGRQSRGSMHSSDDDDKSKIAYLEQQIGHLEDQLVESRLESSKIKTELVSERSANEIKISEMQSKLNEFEEERVIGSGSTKLPGMKTKLELSWQKEREDQQRLLQETSTLARDLRQTLFEVERERDKERLESKRKLDQIKRASEEEMEEGRKKIAELQCDLLELRDVHAKLRTSNEKLRRERERYEKELIKRRMEADGGDRKVGALLQTVDELVKIAPDLKMVGSGGSARSSSSSGYDKNLRPEQPNVRRSRSPSPTLSSSQITSVLARLAEASEELRKFQRVNEDEQERSRMRRSNLRRAASQENDPHGSTSSVASAAGSQRGGGRLSRNSSNNGSLIRKSLSLDHSIQRDQNIWRQDDGSVSSMQSIDSELGGLVRDSSLDSRLDSRLSGGSTQSDIPRGPRKKKKGIMGKLRSLTKSSRNSESEISIQGSDSDISVASDMRSSKKDLRGRLSGMFKRSGSASRSESMERAGSDQRPVAVTVVGHPDGPQPREPPPANSLTPRPIRSIPKPPSAGAPTTPTTRRRVAK